ATCCCGACTCCTGGCTCCCAGGAACACCACCACTTCTTTGCCCTCGGAAACGGCCTGTTCGCCCGCCGCTAGCAGCGGCGCTATTCCCATGCCGCCACCCACCAGGCCGATGCGCTTTTCTTCCTGCCAGCTGAATCCGTTGCCAAGGGGTCCTAGCACCTCCAGCTCCTCGCCTGACCTTCTCTCAGTTAGAATGTCCGTCCCTTTGCCCACAACCTGGTAGATGATCTCTACTATCCCCGCATCCTGGTCCATCCGATGCAGACTGAACGGCCGCCGTAACACAGGTTCCAACCCCGGCGCCACCTTCACCATCACAAACTGCCCCGGTTTTGCCTTGGCCGCCAGAATAGGGGCTCTTAGGGTCAAGTGGTACACGTCAGAGGCCAGAGGGACATTGTGGACCATAGAGGCCGACTGTAGCTTATCTGCACCCTCTCTTAACATGCTCTATCCTCCTTCGTTTCCGGCTTTGCATACCGCTTTTTTATTTACGGTTTCTTAAACGCCGCCGTAAACCAATCGCGGCAGAAACAGCGTAATCTCAGGTATATACGTTATCAAGGCCAAAGCAACCAGACTGATAGCAATGAAAGGCATAACCCCTTGAATTACCTCTACCACTGACACTTCACAAACCTGGCTGCCGACAAATAGGTTAAGCCCAAATGGAGGGGTAAACATGCCCATGGCTAGATTAGTAATGGTGATTACCCCTAAATGAACCGGATTAATCCCTATATTGAGTGCTAGGGGGTAAAAAAGCGGAACCAGGATAGTAATGGCAGCGGTTCCGTCGATAAACATACCGGCTATAAGAAGGATAATATTAACAATAAAGAGGAATGCCGTGGGCGACGAACCAAACTGCAAAATGCTGGCAGCTAATTTTTGTGGAATCTCCCCAATAGTAAGCACCCAGCCAAAAGCAGATGCGCATGCCACCAGCACCATTACCTCCGCTATAGTCTGGGCTGAAACAAGGCAGATGTCCAGCAATTGTTTCCAAGTTAACTCCCTGTAGACAAACATACTTACGAAAATAGCATAGACAACGGAAACCCCTGCCGCCTCAGTCGGGGTAAACACCCCGGCATAGATACCGCCTAAGATAATGATCGGTACTCCTAAAGCCCAAATAGCTTCCTTCGTTACCTGGACAATCTCCCGCCAGCCAGCCTTTTCACCCCGCGGCAGATTATTCTTGACAGCATAGTAATGGCAATAAACTAGGAACGCCAAACCGTACACAATACCGGCCCCAATTCCGCCGATAAAAAGAGCGCCCACTGAGGTACCCGTGGCAGCACCATAGACAATAAGAGTTAGGCTGGGCGGTATGATAAGAGCAACTGACCCGCTGGCAGTAATAAGGCCGATGGAAAACCCTTCTCCGTACTTCTCCTTCTTTAAGACCGGATGCATGAGGCCACCGATAGCAGCCACCGTAGCTGGGCTGGATCCAGAAAGCGCCCCAAAAAACATGCAGGCCAGCTCAGTAGTCAGAGCCGCGCCACCACGCATTCTGCCGGTAAAGAGCTGTACCCACTTCAGAATACGGTCAGCGATGCCGCCAGCGCCCATGATATTGGCGGCAAGGATAAAAAATGGCATGGACATCAGAGCAAATTTATCAATGCCGCCAAACAAGCGTTGCACCATAATTGTCGGCTGAAGAGGGGAGGCAAATATCAGTACTAGCAGTGTAGATAAGCCCAGTGCGAGAAAAATAGGGGTGGCCCCTAAGAGCATCAAAGCTAGACTACCAAAAAGCAAAGGAACCATTAGATATCTCCCCCTTCCTTCTCCGCTAGTTCTACCGTTTGGTTAACAGTCAACGAACGGATGGCCCCACGGGTAAATTCCAGTGTCATCAGTGCTCCTGACAAAGGAATAACCAGATAAAAAACATACATGGGTATCTCCAGAGCCGGACTCACCTGTGCAGACCGTGACATGGTACTAATTGACAATATTCCATAATAACACAGCAGAGCACCGAAAACAGCTCCGAGACTGTTATTAATGAATCTGATAATATGCATCTGAACGGGTCCAGTGTAATTTAGAACAAGATCCACTGCCATCAGCTTGTCTTTTCTTATGCCGATACTAAGGCCAATAAACGCTATCCAAATCATAACATAACGGATAAACTCATCAGACCAATGTACCCCGGAACGAAAGAAATAGCGCAGCACTACATTAGCAAACAGCACTACCGTCACTATTAGCAAACCAAAGGCACAAAAGATGTCTATAAACTTGTGCAATAGGCGAAGTAATTGTCTCACCGGTAATCATCGCCCCCTTTTTCCCCGGGTATCTTTCAGAGAGTCGAGACAGGCGGCTGCCATACAGCCGCCTGGACTGCTACAGAAGTCTGTGCTTTGGTAGCTTACTTAATTTTGGCGTAGGTAGCATCTAACAAGGACTTGCCCACGCGGCCGGCAAACTGGTCGTGCACCGGCAACACTTGTTCGCGGAATTCTGCAATCGCTTCTGGAGTGAGCTCAATGATTTCTGTACCATAAGCCGCAATTTCCTTCAGCATACTCTCTTCGGTCTGGGCCAGGGCCTCGCGTTCAACCCGACATGCTTCCTGCATGGATTCGCGAATGGTTGTTTGAATGTCATCGG
The Bacillota bacterium DNA segment above includes these coding regions:
- a CDS encoding dihydroorotate dehydrogenase electron transfer subunit: MLREGADKLQSASMVHNVPLASDVYHLTLRAPILAAKAKPGQFVMVKVAPGLEPVLRRPFSLHRMDQDAGIVEIIYQVVGKGTDILTERRSGEELEVLGPLGNGFSWQEEKRIGLVGGGMGIAPLLAAGEQAVSEGKEVVVFLGARSRDYLLAREKFERLGQVFVVTDDGSVGEKALVSKPLDEYLKNQGLDLILACGPIPMLKAVAAISVAQDIPAQLSLEQRMGCGVGACLGCAFPVRADTPEGYTYKRVCHDGPVFWAQEVLFSVPQEVTEQGGRSCGQS
- a CDS encoding TRAP transporter large permease, with the protein product MVPLLFGSLALMLLGATPIFLALGLSTLLVLIFASPLQPTIMVQRLFGGIDKFALMSMPFFILAANIMGAGGIADRILKWVQLFTGRMRGGAALTTELACMFFGALSGSSPATVAAIGGLMHPVLKKEKYGEGFSIGLITASGSVALIIPPSLTLIVYGAATGTSVGALFIGGIGAGIVYGLAFLVYCHYYAVKNNLPRGEKAGWREIVQVTKEAIWALGVPIIILGGIYAGVFTPTEAAGVSVVYAIFVSMFVYRELTWKQLLDICLVSAQTIAEVMVLVACASAFGWVLTIGEIPQKLAASILQFGSSPTAFLFIVNIILLIAGMFIDGTAAITILVPLFYPLALNIGINPVHLGVITITNLAMGMFTPPFGLNLFVGSQVCEVSVVEVIQGVMPFIAISLVALALITYIPEITLFLPRLVYGGV
- a CDS encoding TRAP transporter small permease translates to MRQLLRLLHKFIDIFCAFGLLIVTVVLFANVVLRYFFRSGVHWSDEFIRYVMIWIAFIGLSIGIRKDKLMAVDLVLNYTGPVQMHIIRFINNSLGAVFGALLCYYGILSISTMSRSAQVSPALEIPMYVFYLVIPLSGALMTLEFTRGAIRSLTVNQTVELAEKEGGDI